A portion of the Mesobacillus sp. AQ2 genome contains these proteins:
- the folP gene encoding dihydropteroate synthase: MKTVIKAGPYTLDYSNQTLIMGILNVTPDSFSDGGKYNHLETSVVRAKQMMGDGAHILDIGGESTRPGYERISDEEEISRVVPAIEAITEELQAPISIDTYKSKVAKSAIDAGAVIINDIWGAKEDPEIADVAAETGVPIILMHNRNDRNYTHFIRDVLNDLYESITIAKKAGVSDEQIILDPGIGFAKDLAENLEMMRHLDTLVSLGYPVLLGTSKKSMIGGVLDLPVSERTEGTGATVCYGIQKGCQIVRIHDVKEMSRMAKMMDAMMGKGEFSG, encoded by the coding sequence ATGAAAACTGTGATAAAAGCTGGTCCATATACATTGGATTACAGCAATCAAACGTTGATCATGGGAATCTTGAATGTAACGCCCGATTCGTTTTCGGATGGCGGCAAGTACAACCACCTTGAAACTTCCGTGGTCCGCGCGAAGCAAATGATGGGGGACGGAGCACATATCCTCGATATCGGCGGTGAATCGACCAGGCCTGGTTATGAACGGATTTCGGATGAAGAGGAGATCAGCAGGGTGGTACCTGCAATCGAAGCAATCACAGAGGAATTGCAGGCACCGATCTCCATCGATACCTATAAATCAAAGGTTGCCAAAAGCGCGATCGACGCCGGAGCGGTGATCATCAATGATATCTGGGGAGCAAAGGAAGACCCTGAGATTGCCGATGTTGCAGCTGAAACGGGCGTGCCCATCATCCTGATGCATAATCGCAATGATCGAAACTATACTCATTTCATTCGGGACGTACTGAATGATCTATATGAAAGCATTACAATTGCCAAGAAAGCTGGCGTCAGTGATGAACAAATCATCCTGGACCCGGGTATTGGCTTTGCAAAAGACCTGGCAGAGAACCTGGAGATGATGCGCCATCTAGATACTCTTGTGTCACTGGGTTATCCAGTTCTGCTGGGCACCTCAAAAAAATCGATGATTGGCGGCGTGCTCGACCTTCCTGTTTCTGAACGGACGGAAGGAACAGGAGCGACAGTATGCTATGGAATCCAGAAGGGCTGCCAGATCGTCAGGATCCATGATGTAAAAGAAATGTCGCGAATGGCAAAAATGATGGATGCGATGATGGGGAAGGGTGAGTTCAGTGGATAA
- the folB gene encoding dihydroneopterin aldolase, which produces MDKIHVNQMEFYGYHGVFPEETRLGQRFAVDLTVELDLSRAGKSDELQHSINYADLYQVCKDIVEGKPYKLVEAIAEKIAGTILDQFSLVEACHVKVIKPDPPIPGHYKSVAVEITRSR; this is translated from the coding sequence GTGGATAAAATACATGTCAATCAAATGGAGTTTTACGGCTACCATGGTGTGTTTCCTGAAGAAACAAGGCTTGGCCAGAGGTTTGCGGTGGATTTGACGGTGGAGCTGGACCTATCGAGAGCTGGGAAAAGTGATGAACTTCAGCATTCCATCAACTACGCTGACTTATATCAAGTATGCAAAGATATTGTGGAAGGCAAACCATACAAGCTGGTGGAAGCCATTGCTGAGAAGATTGCCGGCACCATTCTCGATCAGTTTTCGCTTGTCGAAGCATGCCATGTAAAAGTCATCAAGCCAGACCCGCCAATACCGGGACACTATAAATCCGTCGCAGTCGAAATCACAAGGAGTAGATGA
- the folK gene encoding 2-amino-4-hydroxy-6-hydroxymethyldihydropteridine diphosphokinase produces MENIAYIALGSNMGDRFGYLTQAIILLEGHEEISVVNTSSIYETDPVGYTDQDQFLNMAIEVKTSLPPVELLDTCLEIELKLGRKREIKWGPRTLDLDILLYNHENIETEKLTIPHPRMSERAFVILPLLEMDPHITLPSTGEPLANDLLSIPDREGVRIWKQKNGEDVFALIES; encoded by the coding sequence GTGGAAAACATAGCATATATTGCGCTAGGGTCCAATATGGGTGACCGGTTCGGGTATTTGACACAGGCCATTATACTCCTTGAGGGCCATGAGGAAATTTCAGTGGTAAATACTTCTTCCATCTATGAGACGGATCCGGTTGGCTATACCGATCAGGATCAATTTTTAAATATGGCAATCGAAGTAAAGACAAGTCTCCCTCCTGTTGAACTCCTTGATACATGCCTGGAGATCGAATTGAAGCTTGGGAGAAAAAGGGAAATAAAGTGGGGTCCCAGAACTTTAGACCTTGACATCTTGCTGTATAATCACGAAAATATTGAAACAGAGAAGCTTACAATTCCGCACCCTCGGATGAGCGAACGCGCATTTGTAATCCTTCCATTGCTTGAAATGGATCCACATATCACGCTCCCATCCACCGGGGAGCCACTGGCAAACGATTTACTAAGTATACCGGATAGAGAAGGAGTACGAATATGGAAGCAGAAAAATGGGGAAGACGTATTCGCGCTTATCGAAAGCTGA
- a CDS encoding helix-turn-helix transcriptional regulator, producing the protein MEAEKWGRRIRAYRKLKGYTQEGFAKELGISVSVLGEIERGNRMPHEKLIARIAEFLDVGLDELTPQ; encoded by the coding sequence ATGGAAGCAGAAAAATGGGGAAGACGTATTCGCGCTTATCGAAAGCTGAAGGGTTACACACAGGAAGGCTTCGCAAAAGAGCTTGGCATTTCGGTTTCAGTCCTCGGAGAAATCGAACGGGGAAACAGAATGCCTCATGAAAAATTGATTGCCAGAATCGCAGAGTTTCTGGATGTCGGATTGGATGAGTTAACCCCGCAGTAG
- the dusB gene encoding tRNA dihydrouridine synthase DusB, with amino-acid sequence MLKIGDIEMKNQVVLAPMAGVCNSAFRLTVKEFGAGLVCAEMVSDKGIVLQNDRTLDMLYIDEREKPLSLQIFGGEKETLVQAAKYVDKNTNADIIDINMGCPVPKIIKCDAGAKWLLDPNKIYEMVSAVVDAVDKPVTVKMRMGWDDEHIFAIENARAVERAGGKAIALHGRTRVQMYEGQANWDIIRDVKQAVTIPVIGNGDVQTPQDAKRMLDETGVDGVMIGRAALGNPWMIYRTVKYLETGELMGEPTAREKIDVSILHLDRLIALKNEHIAVREMRKHAAWYMKGIRGNARIRNGINECTTRDQYASLVRNFADEVETEEQNAHQVG; translated from the coding sequence ATGCTTAAGATTGGCGATATTGAGATGAAGAACCAGGTCGTGCTTGCGCCAATGGCTGGCGTCTGCAACTCTGCGTTCCGTCTGACGGTAAAAGAATTCGGCGCAGGACTTGTATGTGCGGAAATGGTCAGCGATAAAGGAATTGTTCTGCAAAACGATCGGACACTCGATATGTTATATATAGATGAACGTGAAAAGCCGCTCAGCCTGCAGATTTTTGGCGGCGAAAAAGAAACGCTTGTCCAGGCGGCCAAATATGTCGACAAAAATACGAATGCCGATATCATTGATATCAATATGGGCTGCCCTGTACCGAAGATCATAAAATGTGATGCAGGTGCGAAATGGCTTCTTGACCCAAACAAAATCTATGAAATGGTATCTGCTGTTGTTGATGCCGTTGATAAGCCGGTAACGGTTAAAATGCGCATGGGCTGGGATGACGAACATATTTTCGCCATAGAGAATGCCCGCGCTGTAGAACGAGCTGGGGGTAAGGCGATAGCCCTTCACGGCCGTACACGTGTCCAGATGTATGAAGGACAAGCGAACTGGGACATCATCCGTGATGTCAAGCAGGCAGTAACCATTCCTGTGATTGGCAATGGTGATGTCCAGACGCCTCAGGATGCAAAGAGAATGCTTGATGAAACAGGAGTGGACGGAGTGATGATCGGCCGCGCGGCTCTCGGTAACCCGTGGATGATTTACCGCACGGTTAAATACCTGGAAACAGGCGAATTGATGGGTGAACCGACCGCCCGCGAGAAGATCGATGTCAGCATCCTTCACCTGGACCGCCTGATCGCACTGAAAAATGAACACATAGCTGTCCGCGAAATGCGCAAACATGCTGCATGGTATATGAAAGGCATCCGCGGCAACGCAAGGATTCGCAATGGGATCAATGAATGCACAACGAGAGACCAATATGCCAGCTTAGTAAGAAACTTCGCTGATGAAGTGGAAACAGAAGAGCAAAATGCACATCAGGTTGGATAA
- the lysS gene encoding lysine--tRNA ligase yields MSHEELNDQLRVRREKMSALREKGMDPFGKRFERTHLTEELISEYGELEKEEIETKNVAVKIAGRIMTKRGKGKAGFAHIQDLAGQIQIYVRQDAVGEEQYEVFDSADLGDIVGVEGTLFKTKVGELSIKAQNFVFLSKALRPLPEKFHGLKDVEQRYRQRYLDLITSNESKTTFINRSRIIQSMRRYLDGQGYLEVETPLMHSIAGGASARPFITHHNALDMQLYMRIAIELHLKRLIVGGLEKVYEIGRVFRNEGVSTRHNPEFTMLELYEAYADWRDIMSLTENMVAYIAEDVLGTTTIQYGEYEIDLKPEWKRVHMVDAIKEHTGVDFWPQMSTEEARALAKEHGVEITEHMQFGHIVNEFFEQKVEEHLIQPTFIYGHPVDISPLAKKNDEDSRFTDRFELFIVAREHANAFTELNDPIDQRERFEAQLKEKEQGNDEAHEMDEDFIEALEYGMPPTGGLGIGIDRLVMLLTNSPSIRDVLLFPLMRHR; encoded by the coding sequence ATGAGTCATGAAGAATTAAACGACCAGCTCAGAGTCAGAAGGGAAAAAATGAGTGCATTGCGTGAAAAGGGCATGGACCCATTCGGCAAAAGATTCGAGCGCACCCATCTTACTGAAGAGCTGATCAGCGAATATGGTGAATTGGAAAAAGAAGAAATCGAGACAAAGAATGTCGCGGTGAAGATTGCTGGACGGATCATGACGAAGCGCGGAAAAGGAAAAGCAGGCTTTGCACACATCCAGGACCTAGCTGGCCAGATCCAGATTTATGTCCGCCAGGATGCAGTCGGCGAAGAACAATACGAAGTTTTTGACTCTGCTGACCTTGGTGATATTGTCGGTGTTGAGGGAACCCTTTTCAAAACCAAAGTTGGCGAACTTTCCATAAAAGCTCAAAACTTTGTGTTCCTGTCAAAAGCACTGCGCCCGCTTCCTGAAAAGTTCCATGGACTCAAGGATGTCGAGCAGCGTTATCGCCAGCGTTATCTTGACCTTATTACGAGCAACGAAAGCAAGACGACATTCATCAACCGCAGCCGCATCATCCAGTCAATGCGCCGTTATCTTGATGGACAAGGATACCTTGAAGTGGAAACGCCATTAATGCACTCTATTGCCGGCGGAGCTTCAGCACGTCCTTTCATTACTCATCATAACGCTCTCGATATGCAGCTTTACATGCGGATCGCAATCGAGCTTCACTTGAAGCGCCTGATTGTCGGAGGCCTGGAAAAGGTATATGAAATCGGACGTGTATTCCGTAATGAAGGTGTATCGACAAGACATAATCCGGAATTCACCATGCTTGAGCTTTATGAGGCATATGCTGATTGGAGAGACATCATGTCCCTTACAGAGAACATGGTTGCGTACATTGCAGAGGATGTTCTCGGAACAACGACGATTCAGTATGGCGAATATGAAATCGACCTGAAGCCGGAGTGGAAGAGAGTTCACATGGTTGATGCGATTAAGGAACATACAGGAGTGGACTTCTGGCCGCAAATGAGCACAGAGGAAGCACGTGCGCTGGCGAAAGAACATGGAGTGGAAATCACTGAACATATGCAGTTCGGACACATCGTCAATGAATTCTTTGAGCAAAAAGTAGAAGAGCACCTGATCCAGCCTACATTCATTTACGGCCACCCGGTTGACATTTCTCCTTTGGCGAAAAAGAATGATGAGGACTCTCGCTTCACGGACCGCTTCGAATTGTTCATCGTTGCCAGGGAACATGCTAACGCGTTCACTGAGCTGAATGATCCAATCGATCAAAGGGAACGTTTTGAAGCGCAACTGAAAGAAAAAGAGCAAGGTAATGATGAAGCACATGAAATGGATGAAGACTTCATCGAAGCATTGGAATATGGGATGCCGCCAACAGGCGGACTGGGAATTGGGATCGACCGGCTTGTTATGCTGCTGACCAATTCACCATCCATCAGGGATGTACTGTTATTCCCATTGATGCGCCATCGTTAA